A DNA window from Vigna angularis cultivar LongXiaoDou No.4 chromosome 1, ASM1680809v1, whole genome shotgun sequence contains the following coding sequences:
- the LOC128196199 gene encoding uncharacterized protein LOC128196199, with amino-acid sequence MAPRLPPPPQPSEPDASNNSRLLENVIERLQQQNTTLMEQNATLMQQNQAAMQGLEASRVNSENTQRQLMEILAATRGATGASSSNATQHATQPNAEWSLESFLQHHPSKFSGKCLPDEADQWLRDMERIFNAKRCPDENRLAYAEYLLTGEASHWWASARAILTDAHQQITWEVFRNKFYEEYFPDSVRFAKEVEFLQLVQGGMSVSEYTNKFKHLIHFNTMATSEEWQCRKFENGLRSDLKVVVSSLCIRTFPAMVERAKVLEKNLAEAERHKKQQTVRGPIVSKGNVNQRGSPYARPAVNASGSQALATVGQSGQPRSVACFQCGGPHLRWACPQLNGGKYCTKCRRNGHLENECYVGGRAAMRPPNAGRAQQGRGGRAQATGRVYAITGAEAARSGTLITSTCFLFGKPCVVLYDSGATHSFISKACVEKLGLVESELQFDLVVSTPAAGGIKTSTACVRCPIEVEGRRYKVNLICLPLQDLEVILGMDWLATNRILIDCGKKELVFPGEEEEELSVDCGQLKEDIMEGASCFLIMTYEDNEVERSSYDKSSGGRTVVDDFPDVFPDEVPGLPPIREVEFTIDLVTTAAPISVQPYRMAPAELVELKRQIEELMDKRFIRPSVSPWGAPVLLVKKKDGSSRLCIDYRQLNKLTIKNKYPLPRIDDLLDQLQGACVFSKIDLRSGYHQIRVKEGDIHKTAFRSRYGHYEYVVMPFGVTNAPAIFMDYMNRIFRPYLDKFVVVFIDDILIYSKSFEEHEDHLRIVLSVLREKELYAKRSKCEFWMKEIQFLGHVVSAGGIAVDPAKVKAVLDWESPRSVTEVRSFVGLAGYYRRFIEGFSKIVAPLTYLTRKDQPFAWTDRCEESFQELKKKLTSAPVLVIPDTAKPFEVYCDASYQGLGCVLMQERKVVAYASRQLKIHEKNYPTHDLELAAVVFALKIWRHHLYGATFQANVVADALSRKSVHVSAMMVKELNLVESFRDLKLQFELEPNSIKCCTFRITSDVFDRIWMKQREDDELVKILSALGTDQAKHFNAGTDGMLRYLGRMCVPNDGEMKRIILEEAHHSRLNIHPGMTKMYQDLWSSFWWPGMKSDVARFVASCLTCQRAKADFQASIGMAPFEALYGRKCRTPLCWFQEGENVLTGPELIQQTTEKVKLIQERLKTSQSRQKSYADKRRRPLEFAAGDHVFHRLNPITGVGRVLRPKKLSPKFVGPYQILKKIGSVAYELALPPQLSNLHPVFHVSQLRKYVADPSHVLELEDVQLRPDRTLEMQPVCIEDSRTRLYKGKDVRLVKVVWDAKTGDSTWEVAEAMKELYPQLFPDGEVPLEAMLEEENLEDANLVEVEVKAEQ; translated from the exons ATGGCTCCTAGACTTCCTCCCCCACCTCAACCGAGTGAACCTGATGCTTCCAACAACTCTAGATTGTTGGAGAACGTCATTGAGAGACTCCAACAGCAAAATACCACCCTCATGGAGCAAAACGCCACTCTGATGCAGCAAAACCAAGCTGCTATGCAAGGTTTGGAGGCCTCGCGTGTTAATTCTGAAAACACGCAAAGGCAATTGATGGAGATTTTGGCTGCCACTAGAGGTGCGACTGGAGCTTCTTCTTCAAACGCCACTCAACATGCCACCCAACCTAATGCtgaatggagcttggagagttttCTCCAGCACCATCCGTCCAAGTTCAGTGGCAAGTGTCTTCCGGATGAAGCAGACCAGTGGCTGAGAGATATGGAGAGAATTTTCAACGCCAAGAGATGTCCGGATGAAAACCGCTTGGCATATGCGGAGTACTTGCTGACTGGAGAAGCCagccactggtgggcgagcgCCAGAGCCATTCTGACGGACGCTCACCAGCAGATTACTTGGGAAGTGTTCAGAAACAAATTCTATGAAGAGTACTTCCCTGACAGTGTCCGTTTTGCAAAGGAGGTTGAGTTTTTACAGCTGGTTCAAGGGGGAATGTCAGTCTCTGAATATACGAACAAGTTCAAACACTTGATTCACTTCAATACAATGGCCACCAGTGAGGAGTGGCAGTGCAGAAAATTTGAGAACGGTCTACGCAGTGATTTGAAGGTTGTAGTTTCCAGTTTGTGTATCCGAACGTTCCCTGCTATGGTGGAGAGGGCCAAGGTGTTGGAGAAGAACCTGGCAGAGGCGGAACGGCACAAGAAACAGCAGACAGTAAGGGGGCCGATTGTCTCAAAGGGAAATGTTAATCAGAGAGGATCCccttacgctcgtccagcagTCAACGCGAGTGGATCCCAAGCCTTGGCTACTGTCGGCCAGTCTGGACAGCCAAGGAGTGTGGCATGTTtccagtgtggaggaccacaccTGAGGTGGGCTTGTCCTCAACTGAATGGGGGAAAATACTGCACTAAATGCAGAAGGAATGGGCACTTGGAGAACGAGTGCTATGTGGGAGGACGTGCGGCAATGAGGCCGCCGAACGCTGGAAGAGCCCAACAAGGAAGAGGTGGACGTGCACAAGCTACAGGAAGAGTTTATGCAATTACGGGTGCTGAAGCTGCTCGATCAGGTACGCTCATCACCAGCACTTGCTTCTTGTTTGGAAAGCCGTGTGTAgtgttgtatgattcgggggcaactcattccttcatctcgaaggcatGCGTTGAGAAACTGGGGCTAGTGGAGAGTGAAttacagttcgacttggtggtgtcaaccccagcggctggtgggATTAAGACGTCTACAGCTTGTGTGAGATGTCCAATAGAAGTTGAAGGGCGTAGATATAAGGTCAATCTCATTTGCTTACCCCTTCAAGACTTAGAAGTAATTTTggggatggattggttggctaccaATCGGATCCTCATTGATTGTGGAAAGAAGGAGTTAGTCTTCCCAggtgaagaagaggaggagttGTCTGTCGATTGCGGTCAGTTGAAGGAAGACATCATGGAAGGGGCGAGCTGTTTTCTGATCATGACGTATGAAGACAACGAAGTGGAACGTTCGTCCTATGATAAGAGCAGTGGAGGACGAACGGTAGTGGATGACTTTCCGGACGTCTTTCCGGATGAAGTCCCTGGTCTACCTCCTATACGCGAGGTTGAGTTCACGATCGACTTGGTGACCACTGCTGCACCCATCTCGGTTCAACCTTATAGAATGGCACCCGCCGAGTTGGTAGAGCTTAAGAGGCAAATTGAGGAGTTGATGGATAAGAGGTTCATCAGGCCGAGTGTTTCACCATGGGGAGCACCTGTGTTGCTggtcaagaagaaggatggcagctctcggctcTGCATTGATTATAGGCAACTTAATAAGCTgactatcaagaacaagtatccactTCCAAGGATAGACGACCTACTGGATCAGTTGCAAGGTGCGTGCGTGTTTTCAAAGATTGATCTACGTTCGGGCTATCATCAGATTAGAGTGAAGGAGGGAGATATTCATAAGACAGCATTTCGGTCTCGTTATGGTCATTATGAATATGTGGTGATGCCCTTTGGAGTGACGAACGCACCTGCAAttttcatggactacatgaacaggaTTTTCAGACCGTACCTGGACAAATTTGTAGTGGTGTTTATTGATGACATCCTTATCTATTCCAAGAGCTTTGAGGAGCATGAAGACCATTTGAGAATCGTGTTGAGCGTATTGAGGGAGAAAGAATTGTATGCCAAGCGTTcaaagtgtgaattctggatgaaggaaatCCAGTTCTTGGGGCACGTCGTTTCTGCAGGAGGTATTGCAGTGGATCCAGCCAAGGTGAAAGCAGTGCTGGATTGGGAGAGCCCACGTTCGGTCACAGAGGTTAGAAGCTTCGTGGGgctcgcgggctactataggcggTTCATTGAGGGattctctaagatagtagccCCTCTGACTTATCTCACCAGGAAGGATCAGCCGTTCGCATGGACTGATCGTTGTGAGGAGAGCTTCCAggaattgaagaagaaattgacgagcgctccagtgttAGTCATCCCAGACACGGCCAAACCGTTTGAAGTATATTGTGATGCGTCGTATCAAGGTTTGGGCTGCGTACTGATGCAGGAGAGGAAGGTGGTGGCTTACGCTTCTAGACAGTTGAAGATccatgagaagaattaccccacACACGACTTAGAGCTGGCAGCAGTCGTGTTTGCATTAAAAATCTGGAGGCATCATCTGTATGGAGCAACGTTTCAA GCTAACGTAGTAGCGGACGCACTAAGCAGGAAGTCGGTTCATGTTTCAGCTATGATGGTGAAAGAACTCAATCTAGTGGAGAGCTTTAGAGACCTAAAGTTGCAGTTCGAGTTGGAGCCGAACAGTATCAAATGCTGCACCTTTAGAATAACAAGTGATGTGTTCGACCGAATCTGGATGAAGCAACGTGAGGATGATGAACTAGTGAAGATCTTAAGcgcgctcggtacggatcaGGCCAAACATTTCAACGCGGGAACGGACGGTATGTTGCGTTACTTAGGTAGGATGTGCGTTCCTAATGATGGCGAGATGAAGCGAATCATATTGGAGGAAGCACATCATAGTCGTCTTAACATTcatcctggtatgactaagatgtaccaAGATCTTTGGAGTTCgttctggtggcctggaatgaagagtgatgtcgcacgTTTTGTGGCATCTTGTTTAACCTGTCAACGTGCCAAAGCGGA ttttcaagcaAGCATAGGAATGGCACCGTTTGAAGCTCTTTACGGAAGGAAATGTCGAACGCCACTGTGTTGGTTCCAAGAAGGCGAGAATGTATTAACTGGACCAGAATTAATCCAGCAAACAACCGAGAAGGTGAAACTGATTCAAGAACGATTGAAGACGTCTCAAAGCAGGCAGAAATCCTATGCtgataagagaagaagaccCTTAGAGTTTGCTGCTGGAGATCACGTGTTTCACAGGTTGAATCCAATCACTGGAGTGGGAAGAGTccttcgtccaaagaagctttCACCCAAGTTCGTAGGGCCTTATCAAATTCTGAAGAAGATTGGATCAGTTGCGTATGAACTAGCTTTACCACCTCAACTGTCCAATCTACATCCGGTCTTTCACGTTTCCCAACTCCGGAAGTATGTAGCTGATCCATCACACGTACTAGAGTTGGAAGATGTCCAACTTCGCCCAGATCGAACGCTGGAGATGCAACCAGTCTGCATTGAAGACAGCCGCACCAGACTCTACAAAGGGAAGGACGTTCGTCTTGTGAAAGTGGTGTGGGATGCGAAGACTGGCGACTCAACATGGGAGGTTGCAGAGGCCATGAAGGAGCTATACCCTCAATTGTTCCCTG atggagaggtgCCACTTGAGGCTatgttggaagaagaaaatttggaggacgccaacctaGTCGAAGTGGAAGTTAAGGCCGAGCAGTAG
- the LOC108341536 gene encoding transcription factor bHLH162 → MKNTNTTVTASSKLDRKTIERNRRIHMKALCFKLVSIIPSQYLKPTKDMLSQQDQLDLAATYIKHLRERIEKLKGEKEQAMKMMRTTQTNNGIFNIDADQLPLLEIKELGSGIEVMLISGVNKNFMLYEVISVLEEEGVEVVTANFSTVDNKIFYTVHAQVKISRVGVEPTRVYQKLQELIAPLESW, encoded by the exons atgaagaacacaaacactacTGTCACTGCTTCATCAAAACTTGACCGCAAAACCATTGAAAGGAACCGCAGAATCCATATGAAAGCTCTCTGCTTCAAGCTTGTTTCAATTATCCCTTCCCAGTACCTCAAACCCACCAAG GACATGCTTTCCCAGCAGGACCAGCTCGATCTTGCAGCCACGTATATAAAGCAtctgagagaaagaatagagaAACTGAAGGGGGAGAAGGAGCAAGCCATGAAAATGATGAGAACAACCCAAACCAATAACGGGATTTTCAATATTGACGCTGATCAATTGCCTCTACTTGAGATAAAGGAGTTGGGTTCGGGCATTGAAGTGATGTTGATAAGTGGGGTGAATAAGAACTTCATGCTCTATGAAGTAATTAGTGTCCTTGAGGAAGAGGGTGTTGAAGTTGTCACTGCCAACTTCTCTACTGTTGATAATAAGATCTTTTACACAGTTCATGCTCAG gTTAAAATCTCAAGAGTTGGCGTTGAACCAACGAGGGTATATCAAAAGCTTCAGGAATTGATTGCACCACTAGAAAGCTGGTAG